One stretch of Nicotiana tabacum cultivar K326 chromosome 18, ASM71507v2, whole genome shotgun sequence DNA includes these proteins:
- the LOC142172705 gene encoding uncharacterized protein LOC142172705, with the protein MAKAYTQAEFDSLMEKVDIRVKEYLELAGYEKWARLYAPVNRGWTMTSNIAESINVALVSARELPIYDFLEEVRKMFGRWNCSNRKEATQTYTTIGKNTSRC; encoded by the coding sequence ATGGCAAAAGCATACACACAAGCTGAATTTGACAGTCTGATGGAGAAGGTAGATATTAGGGTGAAAGAATACTTAGAGTTAGCTGGATACGAAAAGTGGGCTAGGTTGTATGCACCTGTTAATAGGGGATGGACAATGACGTCAAATATTGCTGAGTCAATCAATGTCGCACTAGTTTCAGCAAGGGAATTGCCAATATACGACTTCCTCGAAGAAGTTAGGAAGATGTTTGGACGTTGGAATTGTAGTAACCGCAAAGAAGCTACACAAACATACACGACGATTGGAAAAAATACCAGTAGATGCTGA